In a genomic window of Pieris brassicae chromosome 7, ilPieBrab1.1, whole genome shotgun sequence:
- the LOC123712440 gene encoding glucose transporter type 1-like isoform X2, translated as MSGGATGPLLYAVCAAVLGMLQFGFNTGVINAPRTFIENFINENYDVNSGTIFSVIVSIFAVGGMIGCPLASWVADTRGRKFALIINAAFGVVGALLMALSKTSTSLAMLIIGRFFIGINCGFATTASPTYVSEMAPVRLRGAFGTVNQLAVAFGMVAGQILGIDVILGSDEGWPWLLGMAIIPSAVQFIMLPFAPETPRYLLLSQRDEEQARRVLSKIRGTDEIDDEIKDMNDEDHAMKQEQKFTIGDLLRIESLRTPLIIGIVMHLSQQLGGINAVLYFSTTIFIKTGLSEGDARLASIGVGSMLFIMALVSIPLMDRLGRRTLQLGGLGGMAVFSVLMTIAFFTYENNRTMSIFAVIFTLMYVAFFGVGPSSIPWMILSELFGQGARSAAVSVGALVNWLANFIVGLTFIPMSDLLGNYVFVPFTVLLILFYVFTYFKLPETKNRTIEEVTALFKK; from the coding sequence ATGTCGGGAGGTGCGACTGGGCCGCTGCTCTACGCCGTCTGTGCGGCTGTACTTGGCATGCTACAATTTGGCTTTAACACCGGTGTCATCAATGCCCCACGGACCTTTATAGAGAACTTCATCAATGAAAACTATGATGTCAACTCTGGAACCATATTCAGTGTCATCGTTAGTATATTTGCCGTCGGAGGTATGATTGGATGTCCATTAGCAAGCTGGGTTGCTGATACACGTGGCAGAAAGTTTGCATTAATCATCAACGCTGCGTTTGGTGTAGTAGGAGCGCTCCTAATGGCATTAAGTAAGACCTCCACGTCGCTGGCAATGCTCATTATAGgcagattttttattggtATAAATTGTGGATTTGCTACGACGGCTTCACCGACGTATGTATCAGAAATGGCTCCAGTACGTTTACGTGGGGCTTTTGGAACCGTTAACCAGTTGGCCGTCGCGTTTGGCATGGTTGCAGGACAAATACTTGGTATTGATGTTATTCTAGGCAGCGATGAGGGTTGGCCGTGGCTTCTTGGAATGGCTATCATACCCTCGGCTGTTCAGTTTATAATGTTACCATTCGCACCAGAAACCCCGCGATATCTATTGCTATCTCAACGAGATGAGGAACAAGCAAGGAGGGTTCTTTCCAAGATTAGAGGAACTGATGAAATTGACgatgaaataaaagatatgAATGACGAAGATCACGCAATGAAACAGGAGCAAAAGTTTACAATTGGTGATTTGTTGCGTATTGAGTCTTTGAGGACGCCTTTAATCATTGGTATTGTGATGCATTTATCGCAACAGTTAGGTGGAATTAATGCTGTTTTGTATTTCTCTACAACGATATTTATCAAAACTGGCTTGTCTGAAGGAGATGCTCGTTTGGCTTCTATTGGAGTCGGTAGTATGTTGTTCATCATGGCTTTGGTTTCAATACCCTTAATGGATCGTCTTGGAAGAAGAACTTTGCAGTTGGGTGGTCTGGGCGGTATGGCAGTCTTCTCCGTGCTTATGACTATAGCATTCTTTACATACGAAAACAACAGAACAATGAGCATTTTTGCTGTTATATTTACCTTAATGTACGTCGCGTTCTTTGGTGTTGGTCCCAGTTCCATTCCTTGGATGATACTGTCAGAATTGTTTGGTCAGGGTGCTCGAAGTGCTGCGGTTAGTGTAGGGGCTTTAGTTAATTGGTTAGCGAACTTCATAGTCGGTTTGACTTTCATTCCCATGTCTGATCTATTAGGCAACTATGTATTTGTGCCGTTTACTGTGCTGTTGATATTGTTCTACGTGTTTACATACTTCAAATTACCTGAGACGAAGAACCGAACAATAGAGGAAGTGACAGCGTTGTTCAAGAAATAG
- the LOC123712440 gene encoding glucose transporter type 1-like isoform X1, translating into MASKNKIETSRKFVHTLLSPAKMSGGATGPLLYAVCAAVLGMLQFGFNTGVINAPRTFIENFINENYDVNSGTIFSVIVSIFAVGGMIGCPLASWVADTRGRKFALIINAAFGVVGALLMALSKTSTSLAMLIIGRFFIGINCGFATTASPTYVSEMAPVRLRGAFGTVNQLAVAFGMVAGQILGIDVILGSDEGWPWLLGMAIIPSAVQFIMLPFAPETPRYLLLSQRDEEQARRVLSKIRGTDEIDDEIKDMNDEDHAMKQEQKFTIGDLLRIESLRTPLIIGIVMHLSQQLGGINAVLYFSTTIFIKTGLSEGDARLASIGVGSMLFIMALVSIPLMDRLGRRTLQLGGLGGMAVFSVLMTIAFFTYENNRTMSIFAVIFTLMYVAFFGVGPSSIPWMILSELFGQGARSAAVSVGALVNWLANFIVGLTFIPMSDLLGNYVFVPFTVLLILFYVFTYFKLPETKNRTIEEVTALFKK; encoded by the exons ATGGctagtaaaaacaaaattgaaacTTCGAGAAAATTTGTTCACAC ACTTTTATCTCCTGCCAAAATGTCGGGAGGTGCGACTGGGCCGCTGCTCTACGCCGTCTGTGCGGCTGTACTTGGCATGCTACAATTTGGCTTTAACACCGGTGTCATCAATGCCCCACGGACCTTTATAGAGAACTTCATCAATGAAAACTATGATGTCAACTCTGGAACCATATTCAGTGTCATCGTTAGTATATTTGCCGTCGGAGGTATGATTGGATGTCCATTAGCAAGCTGGGTTGCTGATACACGTGGCAGAAAGTTTGCATTAATCATCAACGCTGCGTTTGGTGTAGTAGGAGCGCTCCTAATGGCATTAAGTAAGACCTCCACGTCGCTGGCAATGCTCATTATAGgcagattttttattggtATAAATTGTGGATTTGCTACGACGGCTTCACCGACGTATGTATCAGAAATGGCTCCAGTACGTTTACGTGGGGCTTTTGGAACCGTTAACCAGTTGGCCGTCGCGTTTGGCATGGTTGCAGGACAAATACTTGGTATTGATGTTATTCTAGGCAGCGATGAGGGTTGGCCGTGGCTTCTTGGAATGGCTATCATACCCTCGGCTGTTCAGTTTATAATGTTACCATTCGCACCAGAAACCCCGCGATATCTATTGCTATCTCAACGAGATGAGGAACAAGCAAGGAGGGTTCTTTCCAAGATTAGAGGAACTGATGAAATTGACgatgaaataaaagatatgAATGACGAAGATCACGCAATGAAACAGGAGCAAAAGTTTACAATTGGTGATTTGTTGCGTATTGAGTCTTTGAGGACGCCTTTAATCATTGGTATTGTGATGCATTTATCGCAACAGTTAGGTGGAATTAATGCTGTTTTGTATTTCTCTACAACGATATTTATCAAAACTGGCTTGTCTGAAGGAGATGCTCGTTTGGCTTCTATTGGAGTCGGTAGTATGTTGTTCATCATGGCTTTGGTTTCAATACCCTTAATGGATCGTCTTGGAAGAAGAACTTTGCAGTTGGGTGGTCTGGGCGGTATGGCAGTCTTCTCCGTGCTTATGACTATAGCATTCTTTACATACGAAAACAACAGAACAATGAGCATTTTTGCTGTTATATTTACCTTAATGTACGTCGCGTTCTTTGGTGTTGGTCCCAGTTCCATTCCTTGGATGATACTGTCAGAATTGTTTGGTCAGGGTGCTCGAAGTGCTGCGGTTAGTGTAGGGGCTTTAGTTAATTGGTTAGCGAACTTCATAGTCGGTTTGACTTTCATTCCCATGTCTGATCTATTAGGCAACTATGTATTTGTGCCGTTTACTGTGCTGTTGATATTGTTCTACGTGTTTACATACTTCAAATTACCTGAGACGAAGAACCGAACAATAGAGGAAGTGACAGCGTTGTTCAAGAAATAG
- the LOC123712439 gene encoding soluble guanylate cyclase 89Db-like: MYGMLLESVQHFIVQECGEEIWETILQEAGAKNTVFMTRQQYPDALMLRLACALSRLLNKDPNSPTICTPVTPPPRKSSLKSKPAWRSASVHADNRSQTYKCPFSAVSALTAVTKQEIEAYNSLEEIKSPTQSTISSEKICELEELNVTPTHQNRDRRSLGVNLERLKSDDTKSVTVTELPKDSEPTSPISEASKFSSLPKTSPSDSRKGSLKPRKVSVTVALDVYKRRGSGNTSRQRLNSLSLLSADRLNLLKEKFSTPDKIMHFFGRCFVKFFSNFGYDTMIRATGRYFCTFLQSVDSIHQRMRFTFPQMKSPRMQLTRAHIHGAELVYSSARTGYTHYLMGQLYEIAEDIFSLKLKVTIVKEDFLEGNNHYVAVLRLEFDNSDYVQSLMAKKSLPCPLPAVPATLLTQLFPFGVILDRKMKILVAGDKLIEAWGGPYKRIYKTQVSEILRLRKPKISFTWDKVVCMQNMMFELELVRWRSLNLADSRRGSQGTRSILLKGPIYLLEEIDALIFLCSPIFNNLDELRLAGLYVADMNGHGLSKEMLLQGWQHLSRLELLFEKAESRSLTLEKSWKLRDEWKKKGDHLLYSMIPKTVAYQLRAGKMPEAEHFDCVSVMFCGFQIRQTGTREDVMATVGYMNSVYSRIDRLLDSHQVYKVETVGTVYMVVAGAPERRRRPAHAECVASAALAVSRALPMLTIGIHSGPCQAGVLGHKQPRYCLVGDTVNTASRMQTTSEPGRIQISAQTAEELPSGKFRLRQRGLIKVKGKGQMETFWLEGEIEEDEQDEALQLFSKLCEENE, translated from the exons aTGTATGGAATGCTACTTGAGAGTGTTCAGCATTTTATAGTg CAAGAATGCGGAGAGGAAATATGGGAGACTATTCTTCAAGAAGCGGGAGCTAAGAATACAGTTTTCATGACGCGTCAG CAATACCCGGATGCTCTTATGTTGCGTTTGGCTTGTGCTTTGTCACGATTGCTAAATAAAGATCCAAATAGTCCAACAATTTGCACACCAGTAACTCCTCCACCAAGAAAATCATCTCTCAAATCCAAACCAGCCTGGAGAAGTGCCTCAGTCCATGCTGATAATAGAAGTCAAACCTACAAATGTCCCTTCTCTGCTGTAAGCGCTCTAACAGCAGTAACAAAGCAAGAAATAGAGGCTTATAACTCCTTAGAAGAAATTAAATCACCCACACAGAGTACAATATCTTCAGAGAAAATTTGTGAACTAGAAGAACTTAATGTCACACCAACTCACCAAAATAGAGATAGGAGAAGTCTTGGTGTAAATTTGGAAAGGTTAAAAAGTGATGATACAAAATCAGTGACGGTTACAGAACTGCCTAAAGATTCAGAGCCTACCTCACCAATTTCTGAAGCTTCGAAATTCAGCTCACTGCCAAAAACCTCACCTTCAGATTCCAGAAAGGGTTCTTTAAAACCAAGAAAAGTTAGCGTCACAGTCGCTCTCGATGTGTACAAGCGTCGGGGTTCCGGAAACACTAGTAGACAACGACTGAACAGTCTCAGTTTATTAAGTGCAGACAGATTGAATCTTCTAAAAGAGAAGTTTAGTACACCTGATAAAATAATGCACTTTTTTGGAAGATGTTTTGTAAAGTTCTTCTCAAATTTTGG GTACGACACAATGATTCGAGCAACTGGGCGTTACTTCTGCACTTTTCTTCAATCAGTTGACAGCATCCATCAGCGTATGAGGTTCACCTTTCCCCAAATGAAATCGCCGAGAATGCAGCTTACCAGGGCCCATATCCATGGAGCTGAACTGGTCTACAGTAGTGCCAGAACTGGGTACACACATTATCTTATGG GTCAGCTATATGAAATTGCTGAAGATATATTCTCGTTGAAACTGAAAGTGACCATCGTAAAGGAAGATTTTTTGGAGGGAAACAACCATTACGTTGCTGTTCTACGGCTTGAGTTTGATAATAGTGATTAC GTGCAATCGTTAATGGCAAAGAAATCACTACCTTGTCCTCTACCAGCCGTACCAGCCACTCTTCTGACCCAGTTGTTTCCATTCGGGGTGATTCTAGACAGGAAAATGAAAATACTAGTTGCGGGTGATAAG CTGATAGAAGCCTGGGGAGGTCCTTACAAAcgaatatataaaacacaagTCAGCGAAATCCTAAGACTTAGGAAGCCGAAGATATCGTTCACCTGGGATAAg GTGGTGTGCATGCAAAACATGATGTTTGAATTGGAACTAGTGCGGTGGCGGTCACTGAACCTCGCAGATTCAAGACGAGGCTCGCAGGGTACTCGCTCTATTCTTCTGAAGGGACCTATTTATCTTCTTGAAGAAATTGACGCTCTAATTTTTCTGTGTAGCCCCAT ATTCAACAACCTGGACGAACTCCGATTAGCTGGCTTATACGTAGCTGATATGAATGGGCATGGCCTCTCCAAAGAAATGCTTCTTCAAGGATGGCAACACCTATCTCGATTGgagttattatttgaaaaagcaGAAAGCCGCTCTTTAACATTGGAAAAGTCCTGGAAACTAAGAGATGAATGGAAGAAGAAAGGCGATCATCTGCTATACTCGATGATTCCAAAGACAGTCGCTTATCAACTGCGAGCTGGAAAAATGCCAGAGGCTGAG CACTTCGACTGCGTCTCAGTTATGTTTTGTGGATTTCAAATTAGACAGACTGGTACTAGAGAGGATGTGATGGCTACCGTGGGATATATGAACAGTGTTTATTCCAGAATTGACCGACTCCTTGATTCTCATCAAGTTTATAAG GTGGAGACGGTAGGTACCGTTTATATGGTCGTAGCAGGAGCCCCTGAGAGACGGCGAAGACCAGCCCATGCCGAATGCGTCGCTAGCGCCGCCCTGGCTGTATCTCGAGCTTTGCCCATGCTCACTATTG GAATCCATTCCGGACCTTGCCAAGCAGGGGTATTGGGCCATAAGCAGCCCCGATATTGTCTCGTTGGTGACACAGTTAACACAGCTTCTAGGATGCAGACAACAAGCGAA CCAGGGCGTATTCAAATATCAGCTCAAACAGCAGAAGAGTTACCTTCAGGCAAGTTCAGACTTCGACAAAGAGGATTGATAAAAGTAAAG GGTAAAGGACAAATGGAAACTTTCTGGCTCGAAGGGGAAATAGAAGAAGATGAGCAAGATGAAGCTTTACAACTATTTTCAAAGCTGTGCGAAGAGAATGAGTAA